Proteins from a genomic interval of Nocardioidaceae bacterium:
- a CDS encoding CrcB family protein yields the protein MTALLVMLGGAVGAAGRYLCDRFVSSRAPRDLPAGTLAVNLLGSLALGLLTGLLVTTGSAYAVLGTGVCGAFTTWSTLAVETVELLRGRPALAVAYLAATLLGGLSLATVGLLATGALTPVTS from the coding sequence GTGACAGCGCTGCTGGTGATGCTCGGCGGGGCCGTCGGGGCGGCCGGCCGCTACCTGTGCGACCGGTTCGTCTCGTCCCGTGCGCCGCGCGACCTCCCGGCCGGGACGTTGGCGGTGAACCTGCTCGGGAGTCTCGCCCTGGGGCTGCTCACCGGCCTGCTGGTGACGACCGGCTCCGCGTACGCCGTGCTCGGGACGGGCGTCTGCGGCGCGTTCACCACCTGGAGCACGCTCGCCGTGGAGACGGTGGAGCTGCTGCGGGGGCGGCCGGCGCTCGCGGTGGCGTACCTGGCGGCGACGCTCCTCGGCGGCCTGTCGCTCGCCACGGTGGGTCTCCTCGCGACGGGTGCCCTGACGCCCGTGACGTCCTGA
- a CDS encoding ATP-binding protein, producing MHPGHDELHLEAVPASVGQARRMVAATLHSLGREDLVGSAQLVVSELVTNALLHGVAPVTARVRGTRAHPRVEISDASMRLPRLPEAPLPLTEAVRPTGALPAGGALTFAPEEVDALLREELDLLSMGGRGIRLVITYSAAWGIHRTTGCKTVWFEPSAEPRTDAPNEIQVFETIEDETLPLPRARRSLDDLSPATGPQVMRHVRLVNAPVRLIAAVRSHYDDLQREIRLIGLQYGRAAATLPRHLFEQAAHPELHRLRALGVEQVEQAVLVGRDHADLDYEVAPADAAVFARTVALFLEADEFCRRERLLTLALTERQRAAVIWFVDQVVSQVAGRAPCAWDEAVDARA from the coding sequence GTGCACCCTGGGCACGACGAGCTCCACCTCGAGGCGGTCCCCGCCAGCGTGGGGCAGGCGCGGCGCATGGTGGCCGCGACGCTGCACTCCCTCGGTCGTGAGGACCTCGTCGGCAGCGCCCAGCTCGTGGTCTCCGAGCTCGTCACCAACGCCCTCCTGCACGGGGTCGCGCCGGTCACCGCCCGCGTCCGCGGCACACGCGCCCATCCGCGCGTGGAGATCAGCGACGCGTCGATGCGTCTGCCCCGGCTGCCCGAGGCGCCGCTCCCCCTCACCGAGGCCGTGCGTCCCACCGGCGCTCTGCCTGCAGGTGGCGCCCTGACCTTCGCCCCGGAGGAGGTCGACGCCCTGCTCCGCGAGGAGCTCGACCTGCTCTCGATGGGGGGTCGTGGAATCCGGCTGGTGATCACCTACAGCGCCGCGTGGGGCATCCATCGCACGACCGGGTGCAAGACGGTCTGGTTCGAGCCCTCGGCCGAGCCACGGACGGACGCACCGAACGAGATCCAGGTCTTCGAGACGATCGAGGACGAGACCCTGCCGCTGCCGCGGGCACGCCGGTCGCTCGACGACCTGTCTCCGGCGACGGGGCCACAGGTGATGCGGCACGTACGCCTGGTGAACGCGCCCGTCCGGCTGATCGCCGCCGTCCGCAGCCACTACGACGACCTGCAGCGCGAGATCCGCCTGATCGGCCTGCAGTACGGTCGGGCCGCCGCGACGCTGCCCCGTCACCTCTTCGAGCAGGCCGCCCACCCCGAGCTGCACCGGTTGCGGGCCTTGGGGGTCGAGCAGGTCGAGCAGGCGGTCCTCGTCGGTCGTGACCACGCGGACCTCGACTACGAGGTCGCCCCCGCGGACGCCGCCGTGTTCGCCCGCACCGTGGCCCTGTTCCTGGAGGCCGACGAGTTCTGCCGGCGCGAGCGGCTCCTCACCCTCGCCCTGACCGAGCGCCAACGGGCCGCGGTGATCTGGTTCGTCGACCAGGTGGTCTCCCAGGTGGCCGGACGGGCCCCCTGTGCCTGGGACGAGGCCGTCGACGCCCGTGCCTGA
- a CDS encoding DUF1800 domain-containing protein, whose protein sequence is MPRYRPRPRRATYVPSRLGRHYLTRLGTGLGAQAYADLRAAGSPAAWLERQLQPESVPESPRVAEVESWFADQAWSAAAKRDSNDSRRKAAWEFARDFGNLQLLRRTYTRRVVAETMTDFWANHLHVGAAADLAWMHRYDYQSVLRTHALGRFEDLLVAASTHPAMTLFLDNWRSARGAVNENQGRELLELHTVGLVAGYSEQMVKDSAVILSGWDVAHDGGWEGRYTPSKHTTVPVSVLGFTHPNADADGRAVCDAYLRHLARHPATARTIATKLVLRFVDDDPHPELVRDLAATYLAEDTRIAPVLRRLVASAEFRRSVGAKVRTPHEDLVATLRVLEPRLSAPGGEESFAITMAWTHGSVAAYQWPRPDGPPERNDPWCSPTRMVNSFGFHWAMTAGWWPREGVAYRTPEEFLPGLPLRFDQLVDHLCRTLLGRRSTRRLLAMACQATDTPPREMITPGHQVLSQGWIWVKLVGALLDSPEHMTR, encoded by the coding sequence GTGCCCCGCTACCGTCCTCGCCCTCGCCGGGCGACGTACGTCCCGAGCCGGCTGGGGCGTCACTACCTGACCCGGCTCGGCACCGGCCTGGGCGCCCAGGCGTACGCCGACCTCCGTGCAGCGGGCAGCCCCGCCGCGTGGCTCGAGCGGCAGCTGCAGCCCGAGAGCGTGCCCGAGTCCCCGCGGGTCGCCGAGGTCGAGTCCTGGTTCGCCGACCAGGCCTGGAGCGCGGCGGCGAAACGGGACAGCAACGACAGCCGGCGCAAGGCCGCCTGGGAGTTCGCGCGGGACTTCGGCAACCTGCAGCTGCTGCGCAGGACGTACACGCGGCGCGTCGTCGCCGAGACGATGACCGACTTCTGGGCCAACCACCTGCACGTGGGAGCGGCTGCCGACCTGGCCTGGATGCACCGCTACGACTACCAGTCGGTGCTGCGTACGCACGCCCTCGGCCGCTTCGAGGACCTGCTCGTCGCGGCCTCGACCCACCCGGCCATGACGCTGTTCCTGGACAACTGGCGCTCGGCGCGGGGCGCGGTCAACGAGAACCAGGGCCGCGAGCTCCTGGAGCTGCACACCGTCGGGCTGGTCGCCGGCTACTCCGAGCAGATGGTCAAGGACTCCGCCGTCATCCTCTCGGGGTGGGACGTCGCCCACGACGGCGGCTGGGAGGGGCGCTACACGCCCTCGAAGCACACCACCGTACCGGTGAGCGTGCTCGGCTTCACCCACCCCAACGCCGACGCCGACGGTCGCGCGGTCTGCGACGCCTACCTGCGCCACCTGGCCCGCCACCCGGCGACGGCCCGGACCATCGCCACCAAGCTCGTGCTCCGCTTCGTCGACGACGACCCCCACCCCGAGCTCGTCCGGGACCTCGCTGCGACCTACCTCGCCGAGGACACCCGGATCGCCCCCGTCCTGCGGCGGCTGGTCGCCTCCGCGGAGTTCCGGCGCTCGGTCGGCGCGAAGGTGCGGACGCCGCACGAGGACCTCGTCGCGACGTTGCGGGTGCTGGAGCCGCGGCTGAGCGCCCCCGGGGGCGAGGAGAGCTTCGCGATCACGATGGCCTGGACCCACGGCAGCGTCGCCGCCTACCAGTGGCCGCGCCCCGACGGGCCGCCGGAGCGCAACGACCCGTGGTGCTCCCCGACGCGCATGGTCAACAGCTTCGGCTTCCACTGGGCGATGACGGCGGGGTGGTGGCCCCGTGAGGGGGTCGCCTACCGCACGCCCGAGGAGTTCCTGCCCGGCCTGCCGCTGCGCTTCGACCAGCTGGTGGACCACCTGTGCCGCACCCTCCTCGGACGACGCTCCACCCGCCGGCTCCTCGCAATGGCCTGCCAGGCCACCGACACCCCGCCCCGCGAGATGATCACCCCCGGTCACCAGGTGCTCAGCCAGGGGTGGATCTGGGTGAAGCTCGTCGGCGCCCTCCTCGACTCACCGGAGCACATGACGCGATGA
- a CDS encoding metallopeptidase family protein, which translates to MTERDGPPTVGVEMSRERFEQLVADALDTLPAELAAMIDNVAVLVEDEPPADDPDLLGLYVGNALTDRGDTYTFQPPDVVLVYRGPTLRYCEDEEHVAEEIRVTVVHELAHHLGIDDDRLHELGWA; encoded by the coding sequence ATGACCGAACGCGACGGACCGCCCACCGTCGGGGTCGAGATGTCGCGCGAGCGGTTCGAGCAGCTCGTGGCCGACGCGCTCGACACGCTGCCTGCCGAGCTCGCCGCGATGATCGACAACGTCGCCGTGCTCGTCGAGGACGAGCCGCCGGCCGACGACCCGGACCTGCTGGGCCTGTACGTCGGCAACGCGCTGACCGACCGCGGCGACACGTACACCTTCCAGCCGCCCGACGTCGTGCTCGTCTACCGCGGACCGACGTTGCGCTACTGCGAGGACGAGGAGCACGTCGCCGAGGAGATCCGGGTGACCGTGGTGCACGAGCTGGCGCACCACCTCGGCATCGACGACGACCGGCTCCACGAGCTCGGCTGGGCCTAG
- a CDS encoding malate dehydrogenase — translation MTSPVKIAVTGAAGQIGYSLLFRIAAGELLGKDTPVQLQLLEITPALKALEGVVMELDDCAFGTLAGVEIGDDPRKVFDGANLALLVGAKPRGKGMERADLLEQNGAIFTDQGKALNEVAADDIRVGVTGNPANTNALIAMTNAPDIPQSRFSALTRLDHNRALSQVATKTGAAVSDITKMTIWGNHSATQYPDVYNAEIGGRPAAEVIDDEAWIADDFIPTVAKRGAAIIEARGSSSAASAASATIDAARDWLHGSPEGDWVSMAVVSDGSYGVPEGLISSFPVTTRNGDWEIVEGLAISDFSRERIDASTGELAEERDAVKGLGLI, via the coding sequence GTGACCTCTCCCGTCAAGATCGCCGTGACCGGTGCCGCCGGCCAGATCGGCTACAGCCTGCTGTTCCGCATCGCTGCGGGTGAGCTGCTCGGCAAGGACACCCCCGTCCAGCTGCAGCTGCTCGAGATCACCCCGGCCCTCAAGGCGCTCGAGGGTGTGGTCATGGAGCTCGACGACTGCGCCTTCGGCACCCTCGCCGGCGTCGAGATCGGCGACGACCCGCGCAAGGTCTTCGACGGCGCGAACCTGGCGCTGCTCGTGGGCGCGAAGCCGCGTGGCAAGGGCATGGAGCGGGCGGACCTGCTGGAGCAGAACGGCGCGATCTTCACCGACCAGGGCAAGGCGCTGAACGAGGTCGCCGCCGACGACATCCGCGTCGGCGTGACCGGCAACCCCGCCAACACCAACGCGCTGATCGCGATGACCAACGCTCCCGACATCCCGCAGTCGCGCTTCTCCGCGCTCACCCGTCTCGACCACAACCGCGCCCTGTCGCAGGTGGCGACCAAGACCGGCGCGGCCGTCAGCGACATCACGAAGATGACGATCTGGGGCAACCACTCCGCGACGCAGTACCCCGACGTCTACAACGCCGAGATCGGCGGCCGGCCGGCCGCCGAGGTCATCGACGACGAGGCGTGGATCGCCGACGACTTCATCCCCACCGTCGCGAAGCGCGGCGCCGCGATCATCGAGGCCCGGGGCTCGTCCTCTGCTGCGTCGGCCGCCTCGGCGACGATCGACGCCGCCCGCGACTGGCTGCACGGCTCCCCCGAGGGTGACTGGGTCTCGATGGCGGTCGTGTCCGACGGCTCCTACGGCGTGCCCGAGGGCCTCATCTCCTCGTTCCCCGTGACCACCCGCAACGGCGACTGGGAGATCGTCGAGGGTCTCGCGATCTCCGACTTCTCCCGCGAGCGCATCGACGCCAGCACCGGCGAGCTCGCCGAGGAGCGCGACGCCGTCAAGGGTCTCGGCCTGATCTGA
- a CDS encoding CrcB family protein, giving the protein MPDRAPEDPAQQDPASPVASTAALVAAGGALGALLRQAASEALPLTAVPWSTAAVNVAGSLLLGLLVGRLTVRPGPRWLKPTVGTGVLGGFTTFSTFAVDTSLRLPDHTATAGAYVALTVVGAVAAAGVGLAAGRLLGRRGPS; this is encoded by the coding sequence GTGCCTGACCGCGCACCCGAGGACCCGGCGCAGCAGGACCCCGCCTCACCGGTGGCGTCGACAGCCGCGCTCGTGGCCGCCGGGGGCGCACTCGGCGCCCTGCTCCGTCAGGCCGCCTCCGAGGCCCTGCCCCTGACGGCCGTGCCGTGGTCGACGGCTGCGGTCAACGTGGCCGGGTCGCTCCTCCTGGGTCTGCTCGTCGGCCGGCTGACGGTCCGACCCGGCCCGCGGTGGCTGAAGCCGACCGTGGGGACCGGCGTGCTCGGCGGGTTCACGACCTTCAGCACCTTCGCGGTCGACACGTCCCTGCGTCTGCCCGACCACACGGCCACGGCCGGGGCGTACGTCGCCCTCACCGTCGTCGGCGCCGTCGCGGCGGCGGGCGTGGGACTGGCCGCCGGCAGGCTGCTGGGTCGGCGGGGGCCGTCGTGA
- a CDS encoding DUF1501 domain-containing protein — translation MTSSTPPLGPGDDCCDELAAVEGLSRRRFLQAAAATGIATTAVFGDTVRQTAYGASSGGNVLIVLSLRGGIDGLGMVVPHGDPAYAAARPTIAVPTRSLLAKDAMFGLHPSLAPLQPMWDTGRLAAVHAVGLEMPNRSHFAAMEAVEDADPTSRERRGWVNRMVGLDPTVQPWQAMHLNASIVPTMMSGPVPTVACSNLDGFEISGLDEDSSMPTQRRRSLARAWARDKGPLGRAARTAVRASTRLAAVGDAAYAPAAAYPTSWPGKPLGDALRDTAKLVKADIGVEVVSLDYGSFDHHANYGTTEWGPMQDKLGGMALAVDAFFRDLGPTADRVTLVTISEFGRRVAENGSRGLDHGWGNAMLVMGGGVRGGRYLGEWPGLGQGSLIDGDLQVTTDYRQVLGEVLTRRFPDRSVARVFPGLSYAPLGLMA, via the coding sequence ATGACCTCCTCCACTCCTCCGCTCGGGCCCGGCGACGACTGCTGCGACGAGCTGGCTGCCGTCGAGGGCCTCTCGCGGCGACGCTTCCTGCAGGCAGCGGCGGCGACGGGCATCGCCACCACCGCGGTCTTCGGCGACACCGTGCGTCAGACGGCGTACGGCGCCTCCAGCGGCGGCAACGTGCTGATCGTGCTCAGCCTCCGCGGCGGCATCGACGGCCTCGGCATGGTCGTGCCGCACGGCGACCCCGCGTACGCCGCGGCGAGGCCGACGATCGCCGTGCCGACCCGCAGCCTCCTGGCGAAGGACGCGATGTTCGGCCTGCACCCCTCGCTCGCGCCGCTGCAGCCGATGTGGGACACCGGCCGTCTGGCCGCGGTGCACGCCGTCGGTCTGGAGATGCCCAACCGGTCGCACTTCGCGGCGATGGAGGCGGTCGAGGACGCGGACCCCACCTCCCGGGAGCGCCGCGGGTGGGTGAACCGCATGGTCGGACTCGACCCGACCGTGCAGCCGTGGCAGGCGATGCACCTCAACGCCTCGATCGTGCCGACGATGATGAGCGGTCCGGTCCCGACCGTGGCGTGCAGCAACCTGGACGGCTTCGAGATCTCCGGGCTGGACGAGGACTCCTCGATGCCCACGCAGCGACGGCGCAGCCTCGCGCGCGCCTGGGCTCGCGACAAGGGCCCGCTGGGGCGCGCAGCCCGCACGGCGGTCCGCGCCAGCACGCGGCTGGCGGCGGTCGGGGACGCGGCGTACGCGCCGGCCGCGGCGTATCCGACCAGCTGGCCCGGCAAACCGCTCGGCGACGCGCTGCGCGACACCGCGAAGCTCGTGAAGGCCGACATCGGCGTCGAGGTGGTCTCGCTGGACTACGGCTCCTTCGACCACCACGCCAACTACGGCACCACCGAGTGGGGTCCCATGCAGGACAAGCTCGGTGGGATGGCGCTGGCCGTCGACGCCTTCTTCCGTGACCTCGGCCCGACAGCGGACCGCGTCACGCTCGTGACCATCAGCGAGTTCGGGCGACGGGTGGCCGAGAACGGCTCCCGCGGTCTCGACCACGGTTGGGGCAACGCGATGCTCGTGATGGGTGGTGGCGTGCGCGGCGGGCGCTACCTCGGCGAGTGGCCCGGCCTGGGACAGGGGTCCCTGATCGACGGGGACCTGCAGGTCACCACGGACTACCGGCAGGTGCTCGGGGAGGTGCTCACCCGGCGCTTCCCGGACCGCTCGGTGGCGCGGGTCTTCCCCGGGCTCTCGTACGCCCCCCTCGGCCTCATGGCCTGA
- a CDS encoding serine/threonine-protein phosphatase, translating to MVDVAEPRRGLRADPADGPRPTSRSGFFAEARQRPPEEIVEVLVDHVAREGALVAEVWLVDVQQESLQPFPARSGGSTSAPMSLEGTLAGRCYQDGTVVVSGVEDPAEDASGDCRSTESWFPLRRGAERLGVARVRSAEPLRAETLDRLDDLFDAFVHVVTSTAVVSDALVRARRTEPMGLAAEIQWSMMPPLSWEDRRVTVSAVLEPAYDVAGDSVDYNVDGRQVSLGIFDGMGHGLGSARMSSLTVNAYRNRRRAGLVLPELATALEQVLRETLLVQEGFTTAVLAELDLDDGTVRWVNAGHLDPLLFRDTRYAGPLLARERQRPLALAMTAEEVDGQEPRELEMGHAMLQPGDAVLLFTDGVTEARDAEGEQYGVERLCDRVSAHLSSGLAAQEIMRRISRSVLEHCGGRLDDDATLLLVQWHGPDSGEPEVGEPVVGGEA from the coding sequence ATGGTCGATGTCGCTGAGCCACGCAGGGGCCTCCGGGCGGATCCGGCTGACGGTCCGCGTCCGACCTCTCGGTCGGGATTCTTCGCCGAGGCTCGGCAACGGCCCCCCGAGGAGATCGTCGAGGTGCTCGTCGACCACGTCGCGCGCGAGGGCGCTCTCGTCGCCGAGGTGTGGCTCGTCGACGTGCAGCAGGAGTCGTTGCAACCGTTCCCCGCCCGGTCCGGCGGGTCCACCTCCGCGCCGATGTCGCTCGAGGGCACCCTCGCAGGGCGGTGCTACCAGGACGGCACGGTCGTCGTCAGCGGCGTCGAGGACCCTGCTGAAGACGCCTCGGGGGACTGCAGGTCCACCGAGAGCTGGTTCCCGCTCCGCCGGGGCGCCGAGCGCCTCGGCGTCGCCCGGGTCCGGTCGGCCGAGCCGCTGCGCGCCGAGACGCTGGACCGGCTCGACGACCTCTTCGACGCCTTCGTGCACGTCGTCACCTCGACCGCGGTCGTCTCGGACGCCCTGGTGCGCGCCCGGCGCACCGAGCCCATGGGTCTCGCGGCGGAGATCCAGTGGTCGATGATGCCGCCGCTGAGCTGGGAGGACCGCCGCGTGACCGTCTCGGCCGTGCTCGAGCCGGCGTACGACGTCGCCGGCGACTCGGTCGACTACAACGTCGACGGGCGGCAGGTCAGCCTGGGCATCTTCGACGGCATGGGCCACGGACTCGGGAGCGCTCGGATGTCCTCGCTCACCGTCAACGCCTACCGCAACCGCCGCCGCGCGGGCCTGGTCCTGCCCGAGCTCGCGACGGCGCTGGAACAGGTGCTGCGGGAGACGTTGCTGGTCCAGGAGGGCTTCACCACCGCCGTGCTCGCCGAGCTCGACCTCGACGACGGCACGGTCCGCTGGGTCAACGCCGGCCACCTCGATCCGCTGCTGTTCCGTGACACCCGCTACGCGGGACCGCTGCTGGCCCGGGAGCGGCAGCGGCCCCTGGCCCTGGCGATGACGGCCGAGGAGGTTGACGGGCAGGAGCCCCGCGAGCTCGAGATGGGCCACGCGATGCTGCAGCCCGGCGACGCCGTGCTCCTCTTCACCGACGGCGTCACCGAGGCCCGCGACGCCGAGGGCGAGCAGTACGGGGTCGAACGTCTCTGCGACCGCGTCTCAGCGCACCTGTCCAGCGGTCTCGCGGCCCAGGAGATCATGAGGCGCATCTCGCGGTCGGTGCTCGAGCACTGCGGCGGGCGCCTCGACGACGACGCGACGCTGCTGCTCGTACAGTGGCACGGCCCTGACTCCGGTGAACCCGAGGTCGGAGAACCCGTCGTGGGAGGAGAGGCGTGA
- a CDS encoding mycothione reductase encodes MTHYDLLVIGSGSGNMLLDSRFDNLRTAIVERSTFGGTCLNVGCIPTKMYVWPADIAAYAGDGPRLGVDTAMRGARWVDIRDRVFGRIDAISHSGLQYRDSLENVEVLRGHGRFVGDRRLTVTDTDGQDVTGSPEGEITADRIVVATGSRVSVPPIEGLEEAGYETSDTVMRLDAQPERIVIIGGGFVSCEFAHVFHALGTEVVQVQRGPRLLMAEDDDVSARITDIACRAWDVRLGVTVDRVEPGRDGADHVLHLSNGETLEADTILVATGRDPNTDDMGLDLTGVEVDDDGLIVTDEFLRAAEGVFALGDCRTPWQLKHVANLEARLVGDNLASPEDMRALPDLPVPHAVFTHPQIASVGATERELVEQGRAYEKKVQDYADIAYGWAMEDTTGFAKLLADPDTGLLLGAHLIGPQASALIQPLIQMMSLGQTTQEVARGQYWIHPALPELVENALLGLEQRPK; translated from the coding sequence GTGACGCACTACGACCTGCTCGTGATCGGCTCGGGTTCGGGCAACATGCTGCTCGACAGCCGGTTCGACAACCTGAGGACGGCCATCGTCGAGCGCTCCACGTTCGGCGGAACCTGCCTGAACGTCGGGTGCATCCCGACGAAGATGTACGTCTGGCCGGCCGACATCGCGGCCTACGCGGGCGACGGCCCGCGCCTGGGTGTCGACACCGCGATGCGGGGCGCACGGTGGGTCGACATCCGCGACCGTGTGTTCGGTCGCATCGACGCGATCTCGCACTCGGGCCTGCAGTACCGCGACAGCCTCGAGAACGTCGAGGTGCTCCGGGGTCACGGTCGGTTCGTCGGTGACCGACGGCTGACGGTGACCGACACCGACGGTCAGGACGTGACCGGCAGCCCCGAGGGCGAGATCACCGCCGACCGCATCGTGGTCGCCACCGGCTCCAGGGTCTCCGTCCCGCCGATCGAGGGGCTGGAGGAGGCCGGCTACGAGACCTCCGACACCGTGATGCGGCTCGACGCCCAGCCCGAACGGATCGTGATCATCGGCGGCGGGTTCGTCTCGTGCGAGTTCGCGCACGTCTTCCACGCCCTGGGCACCGAGGTGGTGCAGGTGCAGCGGGGACCCCGCTTGCTGATGGCGGAGGACGACGACGTCTCGGCGCGCATCACCGACATCGCGTGCCGCGCGTGGGACGTGCGCCTCGGCGTCACCGTCGACCGGGTCGAGCCAGGGCGCGACGGCGCCGACCACGTGCTGCACCTGAGCAACGGGGAGACGCTCGAGGCGGACACGATCCTGGTGGCGACCGGGCGCGACCCGAACACCGACGACATGGGCCTGGACCTCACCGGGGTCGAGGTCGACGACGACGGACTGATCGTGACCGACGAGTTCCTCCGCGCCGCCGAGGGTGTCTTCGCGCTCGGCGACTGCCGTACGCCCTGGCAGCTCAAGCACGTCGCGAACCTCGAGGCGCGTCTGGTCGGCGACAACCTCGCTTCCCCCGAGGACATGCGCGCGCTGCCCGACCTCCCCGTCCCCCACGCCGTCTTCACCCACCCCCAGATCGCGTCGGTCGGCGCCACCGAACGGGAGCTGGTGGAGCAGGGGCGCGCGTACGAGAAGAAGGTGCAGGACTACGCCGACATCGCCTACGGGTGGGCGATGGAGGACACGACCGGCTTCGCCAAGCTGCTCGCGGACCCCGACACCGGCCTGCTGCTCGGTGCGCACCTGATCGGCCCCCAGGCCTCGGCCCTGATCCAGCCCCTGATCCAGATGATGAGCCTGGGTCAGACGACGCAGGAGGTGGCCCGCGGCCAGTACTGGATCCACCCCGCCCTCCCCGAGCTCGTGGAGAACGCCCTGCTGGGTCTCGAACAGCGCCCCAAGTAA
- a CDS encoding DUF4333 domain-containing protein: MRPIVPVLVLPVLALLAGCSASSVTQADLEQQVSSQLARQVGQEPDSVDCPGDLAAEVGAETTCVLGAGGETIDVMVQVTSVEGDTVRFAIEVAQQVN, encoded by the coding sequence GTGCGACCCATCGTGCCCGTCCTCGTCCTGCCCGTGCTCGCATTGCTCGCGGGGTGCTCCGCCTCGTCGGTCACCCAGGCCGACCTCGAGCAGCAGGTCAGCAGCCAGCTCGCGCGGCAGGTGGGGCAGGAGCCCGACTCCGTCGACTGCCCCGGCGACCTCGCGGCAGAGGTGGGCGCCGAGACCACCTGCGTGCTGGGCGCCGGCGGCGAGACGATCGACGTCATGGTGCAGGTCACCTCGGTCGAGGGCGACACCGTGCGCTTCGCCATCGAGGTCGCGCAGCAGGTGAACTGA
- a CDS encoding NAD(P)/FAD-dependent oxidoreductase: MAEQQPEQQHSTVATAREHDKHRVVVIGSGFGGLFGTKALKRSDVEVTMIAKTSHHLFQPLLYQVATGILSEGEIAPPTREILAKQKNARVLLGNVVDIDVEERTVTHQVLGRETVTPYDSLIVAAGAGQSYFGNDEFAQFAPGMKSVDDALELRGRIFGAFELAELSDDEEEIQRLLTFTIVGAGPTGVEMAGQIAELAHKTLPKDFRHINTRHARVILVDAADQVLPPFGEKLGAWSQKSLENLGVEVQLGAMVVDVDEQGLVVQDKDGTKRRIESVTKVWAAGVQAAPITKVLADKTGATLDRAGRIGVNPDLTLPGHPEIFCVGDMIDLDNLPGVAQVAIQGAKYSAKEIDRRLKDKSPQKPFSYFDKGSMATISRFSAIALVGKIRITGFIAWLMWLAVHLIYLTGFKNQLSALGHWAITFVLNDRSERTATEQQIFARQALGMLERGTTDLVSEPGEYAEQRARLEAQAREEIRLTDNHERGVREESLVETA; encoded by the coding sequence ATGGCCGAGCAGCAGCCCGAGCAGCAGCACAGCACCGTGGCGACCGCCCGCGAGCACGACAAGCACCGCGTGGTGGTGATCGGCTCGGGGTTCGGTGGGCTCTTCGGCACGAAGGCGCTCAAGCGGTCCGACGTCGAGGTGACGATGATCGCCAAGACCAGCCACCACCTCTTCCAGCCGCTCCTCTACCAGGTCGCGACCGGCATCCTGAGCGAGGGCGAGATCGCGCCCCCGACCCGGGAGATCCTGGCCAAGCAGAAGAACGCCCGGGTCCTCCTCGGCAACGTCGTCGACATCGACGTCGAGGAGCGCACCGTCACCCACCAGGTGCTGGGCCGCGAGACGGTGACGCCGTACGACTCCCTGATCGTCGCGGCCGGTGCCGGCCAGTCCTACTTCGGCAACGACGAGTTCGCGCAGTTCGCGCCCGGCATGAAGTCCGTCGACGACGCCCTGGAGCTGCGGGGTCGCATCTTCGGCGCCTTCGAGCTCGCCGAGCTCTCCGACGACGAGGAGGAGATCCAGCGACTGCTGACCTTCACGATCGTCGGCGCCGGCCCGACCGGCGTGGAGATGGCGGGCCAGATCGCGGAGCTGGCGCACAAGACGCTGCCGAAGGACTTCCGGCACATCAACACCCGTCACGCCCGGGTCATCCTCGTCGATGCGGCCGACCAGGTGCTGCCTCCCTTCGGTGAGAAGCTCGGCGCCTGGTCGCAGAAGTCGTTGGAGAACCTCGGAGTCGAGGTGCAGCTCGGGGCGATGGTCGTCGACGTCGACGAGCAGGGCCTGGTCGTGCAGGACAAGGACGGCACCAAGCGCCGCATCGAGTCGGTCACCAAGGTGTGGGCCGCGGGCGTGCAGGCTGCTCCGATCACGAAGGTGCTGGCCGACAAGACGGGTGCGACGCTCGACCGCGCCGGCCGCATCGGCGTCAACCCGGACCTGACCCTGCCCGGTCACCCGGAGATCTTCTGCGTCGGCGACATGATCGACCTCGACAACCTGCCGGGCGTGGCCCAGGTGGCGATCCAGGGCGCGAAGTACAGCGCGAAGGAGATCGACCGCCGCCTGAAGGACAAGAGCCCGCAGAAGCCTTTCTCCTACTTCGACAAGGGCTCCATGGCCACGATCTCGCGGTTCAGTGCCATCGCCCTGGTCGGCAAGATCAGGATCACCGGCTTCATCGCCTGGTTGATGTGGCTCGCGGTGCACCTGATCTACCTGACGGGCTTCAAGAACCAGCTCTCCGCACTGGGCCACTGGGCGATCACCTTCGTGCTCAACGACAGGTCGGAGCGCACCGCCACCGAGCAGCAGATCTTCGCCAGGCAGGCGCTCGGCATGCTCGAGCGCGGCACCACCGACCTCGTCAGCGAGCCGGGCGAGTACGCCGAGCAGCGCGCGCGCCTGGAGGCCCAGGCGCGGGAGGAGATCCGTCTGACCGACAACCACGAGCGCGGGGTCCGCGAGGAGTCGTTGGTCGAGACCGCCTGA